A window from Temnothorax longispinosus isolate EJ_2023e chromosome 1, Tlon_JGU_v1, whole genome shotgun sequence encodes these proteins:
- the LOC139810193 gene encoding carnitine O-acetyltransferase-like isoform X1 has protein sequence MDAGTVGLGSSSPEKPAMYKVLSNVSKYTVYNGLRRTPSVLRGAPITTLNLNKQPIPKQPVPDLKQTAERYLRSLKPLLTDNEYKNTERIVGEFISHTGAGPRLHAKLLERYQNTDNWMKEWWLEVAYLGYRLPVIVHSSPGTVGPPVIFQRPDDVYVYAARLVAAVCNYNEMVKSEKMIQEMARNDPLDMQPYGMILGTHRQPNKVIDKLLHTDEAKHIIVISNNNFFKLCVVDENGILSEGKLVAAVKDIADRSCTRGKPVGILTGNDRDTWAKDYSLLLELGNNKNIMKDIESSLFILCLDKDLPKDAFKEKNNASVRAVQTMTGYSSCVNAGNRWHDKTVQYIVSADGYIGMEYEHSPCEGVPVAVLHDYVLKYIATRENSARDGRSADFPRPELLKFETNDVIDCAIEVATDTVDKLSDDIDMECFTFEKFGADAIKAIKLSPDSFIQIAMQVTFYNLQRKAPAHYESAALRRFINARTECIRSTSTESVEFAKVMLPEECKSKQQKKEVMIRAINAHKEFAAQAATGQGVDRHLFGLKMIAKSEGMELPELYKDVGYTRSTYFNLTSSQVPYKSASFMCYGPVVPDGYGCCYNPRPKDILFACSSFKSCNGTDTREFARVLQQTLSDMREIGSE, from the exons ACAACGTTAAACCTAAATAAGCAACCGATCCCGAAGCAACCTGTTCCTGATCTCAAGCAAACCGCGGAACGTTACTTAAG ATCCTTAAAGCCACTGTTGACTGAcaacgaatataaaaatacggaGAGGATTGTCGGTGAATTTATAAGCCACACAGGCGCGGGACCTCGGCTACACGCTAAATTATTGGAGAGATATCAAAATACCGATAATTGG ATGAAAGAATGGTGGCTGGAAGTTGCATACTTAGGATACCGTTTGCCCGTGATCGTGCATTCCAGTCCTGGAACTGTCGGGCCACCTGTTATTTTCCAACGACCAGATGACGTGTATGTGTACGCGGCGCGTCTCGTAGCTGCAGTGTGCAATTACAATGAGATGGTCAAGAG TGAAAAGATGATACAAGAGATGGCTCGCAATGATCCACTTGATATGCAGCCTTACGGCATGATACTCGGCACGCACAGGCAGCCTAACAAAGTAATCGATAAACTATTGCACACAGACGAGGCTAAACACATAATAGTCATAAGCAATAATAAT TTCTTTAAACTTTGTGTTGTCGATGAAAACGGCATTTTAAGCGAGGGAAAGCTCGTGGCTGCCGTGAAAGATATAGCAGATCGTTCGTGTACTCGAGGGAAGCCTGTAGGAATTTTAACTGGAAATGACAGAGACACTTGGGCGAAGGACTACAGCTTACTTTTAG aacTGGGtaacaataagaatataatgaaGGATATAGAATCTTCCTTGTTTATATTGTGTCTCGATAAGGATCTACCTAAAGACGCTTTTAAGGAGAAGAATAATGCCTCGGTCAGAGCGGTTCAAACTATGACAGGCTACAGCAGCTGCGTAAACGCTGGTAACAGGTGGCACGACAAGACTGTGCAG TACATAGTATCCGCCGATGGTTACATTGGCATGGAATATGAACACAGTCCATGCGAGGGAGTTCCGGTTGCTGTTCTTCAtgattatgtattaaaatatat AGCGACAAGAGAAAATAGCGCGAGAGACGGAAGATCTGCGGATTTTCCGAGACCGGAACTTTTGAAGTTCGAAACTAACGACGTTATAGACTGTGCGATCGAGGTAGCTACCGATACAGTAGATAA aCTCTCCGACGACATAGACATGGAATGTTTTACATTCGAAAAATTCGGCGCGGACGCTATAAAAGCGATTAAACTGAGTCCCGATAGTTTTATCCAGATCGCGATGCAAGTGACGTTCTATAATTTACAAAGGAAGGCGCCAGCTCATTACGAAAGCGCAGCATTACGAAGATTCATAAATGCCAGAACCGAGTGCATCAGATCTACTAGCACCGAGTCCGTTGAATTTGCAAAAGTAATGCTTCCTGAGGAATGTAAGAGCAAACAGCAAAAGAAGGAAGTGATGATCAGAGCTATAAATGCTCATAAAGAATTCGCTGCACAA GCTGCGACAGGACAAGGTGTCGATCGGCATTTGTTCGGCTTAAAAATGATAGCGAAAAGCGAAGGAATGGAGCTCCCAGAATTGTACAAGGATGTTGGTTACACCAGAAGTACATACTTCAATTTAACGTCGAGTCAG GTGCCATATAAGTCAGCGTCTTTCATGTGCTACGGACCAGTTGTTCCCGATGGTTACGGCTGCTGCTACAATCCGCGACCGAAGGACATTCTATTTGCCTGCTCGTCGTTCAAATCGTGCAACGGAACTGACACGAGGGAGTTTGCTCGCGTTTTGCAACAGACACTGTCCGACATGCGAGAGATAGGAAGTGAATAA
- the LOC139810193 gene encoding carnitine O-acetyltransferase-like isoform X2, translated as MYKVLSNVSKYTVYNGLRRTPSVLRGAPITTLNLNKQPIPKQPVPDLKQTAERYLRSLKPLLTDNEYKNTERIVGEFISHTGAGPRLHAKLLERYQNTDNWMKEWWLEVAYLGYRLPVIVHSSPGTVGPPVIFQRPDDVYVYAARLVAAVCNYNEMVKSEKMIQEMARNDPLDMQPYGMILGTHRQPNKVIDKLLHTDEAKHIIVISNNNFFKLCVVDENGILSEGKLVAAVKDIADRSCTRGKPVGILTGNDRDTWAKDYSLLLELGNNKNIMKDIESSLFILCLDKDLPKDAFKEKNNASVRAVQTMTGYSSCVNAGNRWHDKTVQYIVSADGYIGMEYEHSPCEGVPVAVLHDYVLKYIATRENSARDGRSADFPRPELLKFETNDVIDCAIEVATDTVDKLSDDIDMECFTFEKFGADAIKAIKLSPDSFIQIAMQVTFYNLQRKAPAHYESAALRRFINARTECIRSTSTESVEFAKVMLPEECKSKQQKKEVMIRAINAHKEFAAQAATGQGVDRHLFGLKMIAKSEGMELPELYKDVGYTRSTYFNLTSSQVPYKSASFMCYGPVVPDGYGCCYNPRPKDILFACSSFKSCNGTDTREFARVLQQTLSDMREIGSE; from the exons ACAACGTTAAACCTAAATAAGCAACCGATCCCGAAGCAACCTGTTCCTGATCTCAAGCAAACCGCGGAACGTTACTTAAG ATCCTTAAAGCCACTGTTGACTGAcaacgaatataaaaatacggaGAGGATTGTCGGTGAATTTATAAGCCACACAGGCGCGGGACCTCGGCTACACGCTAAATTATTGGAGAGATATCAAAATACCGATAATTGG ATGAAAGAATGGTGGCTGGAAGTTGCATACTTAGGATACCGTTTGCCCGTGATCGTGCATTCCAGTCCTGGAACTGTCGGGCCACCTGTTATTTTCCAACGACCAGATGACGTGTATGTGTACGCGGCGCGTCTCGTAGCTGCAGTGTGCAATTACAATGAGATGGTCAAGAG TGAAAAGATGATACAAGAGATGGCTCGCAATGATCCACTTGATATGCAGCCTTACGGCATGATACTCGGCACGCACAGGCAGCCTAACAAAGTAATCGATAAACTATTGCACACAGACGAGGCTAAACACATAATAGTCATAAGCAATAATAAT TTCTTTAAACTTTGTGTTGTCGATGAAAACGGCATTTTAAGCGAGGGAAAGCTCGTGGCTGCCGTGAAAGATATAGCAGATCGTTCGTGTACTCGAGGGAAGCCTGTAGGAATTTTAACTGGAAATGACAGAGACACTTGGGCGAAGGACTACAGCTTACTTTTAG aacTGGGtaacaataagaatataatgaaGGATATAGAATCTTCCTTGTTTATATTGTGTCTCGATAAGGATCTACCTAAAGACGCTTTTAAGGAGAAGAATAATGCCTCGGTCAGAGCGGTTCAAACTATGACAGGCTACAGCAGCTGCGTAAACGCTGGTAACAGGTGGCACGACAAGACTGTGCAG TACATAGTATCCGCCGATGGTTACATTGGCATGGAATATGAACACAGTCCATGCGAGGGAGTTCCGGTTGCTGTTCTTCAtgattatgtattaaaatatat AGCGACAAGAGAAAATAGCGCGAGAGACGGAAGATCTGCGGATTTTCCGAGACCGGAACTTTTGAAGTTCGAAACTAACGACGTTATAGACTGTGCGATCGAGGTAGCTACCGATACAGTAGATAA aCTCTCCGACGACATAGACATGGAATGTTTTACATTCGAAAAATTCGGCGCGGACGCTATAAAAGCGATTAAACTGAGTCCCGATAGTTTTATCCAGATCGCGATGCAAGTGACGTTCTATAATTTACAAAGGAAGGCGCCAGCTCATTACGAAAGCGCAGCATTACGAAGATTCATAAATGCCAGAACCGAGTGCATCAGATCTACTAGCACCGAGTCCGTTGAATTTGCAAAAGTAATGCTTCCTGAGGAATGTAAGAGCAAACAGCAAAAGAAGGAAGTGATGATCAGAGCTATAAATGCTCATAAAGAATTCGCTGCACAA GCTGCGACAGGACAAGGTGTCGATCGGCATTTGTTCGGCTTAAAAATGATAGCGAAAAGCGAAGGAATGGAGCTCCCAGAATTGTACAAGGATGTTGGTTACACCAGAAGTACATACTTCAATTTAACGTCGAGTCAG GTGCCATATAAGTCAGCGTCTTTCATGTGCTACGGACCAGTTGTTCCCGATGGTTACGGCTGCTGCTACAATCCGCGACCGAAGGACATTCTATTTGCCTGCTCGTCGTTCAAATCGTGCAACGGAACTGACACGAGGGAGTTTGCTCGCGTTTTGCAACAGACACTGTCCGACATGCGAGAGATAGGAAGTGAATAA
- the O-fut1 gene encoding GDP-fucose protein O-fucosyltransferase 1 produces the protein MMKTLIFTLFLINFYVARCQDVDIDENGYVVYCPCMGRFGNQADHFLGVLGFTQALNRILVLPPWVEYRTGETRSIQVPFDTYFNVSQVQSCHKAILMEDFMRDVAPKIWPPEKRISFCYEARVGSNGTSCNAKHGNPFGPFWDTYNIDFVKSEFYKPLHYYDAYYTRARQMQWQWYYPPETWPVLAFTGAPASFPVQPLNKPLQKCLNWNNDILNKAKAFIREKLPRGAFVGIHLRNGIDWERACEHIPSAPDLFAAPQCLGYQNERGKATLSMCLPSFDTIITQLKRVIRGGKDIKSVFVASDNDYMLDRLGEALSRMKISVHRQEPPVSAHLDLAILGRSNYFIGNCISSFTAFVAREREVRGYPTFFWGYPPRTRTEL, from the exons ATGATGAAGACATTgatttttacgttatttttgaTCAACTTTTACGTCGCACGTTGCCAGGACGTTGACATCGACGAGAATGGTTACGTAGTTTATTGTCCTTGTATGG GACGCTTTGGTAATCAGGCAGATCACTTTTTAGGAGTTCTAGGCTTCACCCAGGCCTTGAATCGTATTCTGGTGTTACCGCCGTGGGTCGAATATCGGACGGGAGAGACGAGATCT ATACAAGTACCGTTCGATACCTATTTCAATGTTTCCCAAGTACAAAGCTGCCACAAAGCGATATTAATGGAGGACTTTATGAGAGATGTCGCGCCAAAGATATGGCCACCCgaaaaaagaatat CTTTTTGTTACGAGGCTCGCGTGGGGAGCAACGGAACGTCCTGTAATGCGAAGCATGGGAATCCATTTGGTCCCTTCTGGGACACGTATAATATAGATTTCGTTAAATCAGAATTTTACAAACCGCTCCATTATTACGATGCGTATTACACTCGCGCGAGGCAAATGCAGTGGCAGTGGTATTATCCACCTGAAACTTGGCCGGTACTAGCGTTCACAGGCGCACCTGCCAGCTTTCCAGTTCAGCCTCTGAACAAGCCTCTGCAGAAGTGTCTCAACTGGAACAACGACATCCTGAATAAAGCGAAGGCGTTTATAAGGGAAAAATTGCCAAGGGGCGCGTTTGTCGGCATACATTTGCGAAACGGGATCGATTGG GAACGCGCTTGCGAACATATACCGTCCGCGCCGGATCTTTTCGCCGCTCCTCAGTGCCTTGGTTACCAAAACGAACGTGGCAAAGCAACTCTCTCGATGTGCTTGCCGTCGTTCGATACAATAATAACTCAGCTGAAGCGTGTTATCCGCGGCGGCAAAGATATTAAGTCTGTGTTTGTGGCGTCTGACAATGATTACATGTTGGATAGACTCGGAGAGGCCTTGTCGCGTATGAAG ATATCGGTGCACCGGCAGGAACCGCCGGTATCCGCACATTTGGATCTGGCGATTCTCGGAAGGTCTAATTATTTCATAGGAAATTGCATTTCTTCCTTCACCGCTTTCGTGGCCAGAGAAAGAGAAGTCAGAGGATACCCGACATTCTTCTGGGGTTACCCTCCCAGAACCAGAACGGAACTGtga